In Duganella zoogloeoides, a single genomic region encodes these proteins:
- a CDS encoding Nramp family divalent metal transporter: MTIAANTTATVATMRDALDHQRRGLRSVLAFAGPAVVASVAYMDPGNFATNLQAGSTYGYQLLWVVLLASLVAMLFQAMSAKLGIVTGRSLAEVCRDEFSRPLVVAMWIAAEIGAIATDLAEFMGGAIGISLLFDVPLGWALVVTGVVIFAILSLDAQGFRPLEIVIAALVAVIGLSYLAELVIVPPDWHAALFHTFVPQLHGKDALMLAVGIVGATIMPHSIYLRSGLTQHRAPARNDAQRRQLVSFSNREVAVALGAAALVNMAMVAMAAAAFSETAPGLADIATAYHTLVPALGTGAGVLFLISLLASGISSSVVGTMAGQNIMQGFVGFKIPLMARRLVTMVPAFIVCATMNPMTAMIDSQIVLSLVLPVPLIALVVLSSRHSVMQGFTAGRRLTVMAAVAAAAIVLLNVALLWQALAG; the protein is encoded by the coding sequence ATGACAATCGCCGCCAATACCACCGCCACCGTCGCCACCATGCGCGACGCCCTCGACCACCAGCGGCGCGGCCTGCGCTCGGTGTTGGCGTTTGCCGGACCGGCGGTGGTGGCGTCGGTGGCGTACATGGACCCCGGTAACTTCGCCACCAACCTGCAGGCGGGCTCCACCTACGGCTACCAGCTGCTGTGGGTGGTGCTGCTCGCGAGCCTGGTGGCGATGCTGTTCCAGGCCATGTCGGCCAAGCTGGGCATCGTCACCGGCCGCAGCCTGGCCGAGGTGTGCCGCGACGAGTTTTCGCGGCCGCTGGTGGTGGCGATGTGGATTGCCGCCGAAATCGGCGCCATCGCCACCGACCTGGCCGAATTCATGGGCGGCGCCATCGGCATCTCGCTGCTGTTCGACGTGCCGCTGGGCTGGGCGCTGGTGGTCACCGGCGTGGTGATATTCGCCATCCTGTCGCTGGACGCGCAGGGTTTCCGGCCGCTGGAAATCGTGATCGCCGCGCTGGTGGCGGTGATCGGCCTCAGTTACCTGGCCGAGCTGGTGATCGTGCCGCCCGACTGGCACGCGGCGCTGTTCCACACCTTTGTGCCGCAACTGCACGGCAAGGATGCGCTGATGCTGGCCGTGGGCATCGTCGGCGCGACCATCATGCCGCATTCGATCTACCTGCGTTCGGGCCTGACGCAGCACCGCGCGCCGGCCCGCAACGACGCCCAGCGCCGCCAGCTCGTGTCGTTCTCCAACCGCGAGGTGGCGGTCGCACTAGGCGCTGCCGCGCTGGTCAACATGGCGATGGTGGCGATGGCTGCCGCCGCCTTCAGCGAAACCGCACCCGGCCTGGCCGATATCGCCACCGCCTACCACACGCTGGTGCCGGCGCTGGGCACGGGTGCCGGCGTGCTGTTCCTGATTTCGCTGCTGGCGTCGGGCATATCGAGTTCGGTGGTGGGCACCATGGCCGGCCAGAACATCATGCAGGGCTTCGTTGGCTTTAAAATTCCGCTGATGGCGCGCCGCCTGGTCACCATGGTGCCGGCGTTTATCGTATGCGCCACCATGAATCCGATGACGGCCATGATCGACAGCCAGATCGTGTTAAGCCTGGTGCTGCCGGTGCCGCTGATCGCGCTGGTGGTGCTGTCGTCGCGCCACTCGGTGATGCAGGGTTTTACGGCCGGCCGCAGGCTGACCGTGATGGCGGCGGTGGCTGCCGCCGCCATCGTGCTGCTCAATGTGGCGCTGCTGTGGCAGGCATTGGCTGGGTGA
- a CDS encoding DUF2058 domain-containing protein yields MVSLQEQFLKAGLVDKTKAKLANQEKSKQKKIERRTGEQSVDEARLAAQEIQRKNADKAREANALRDAAAQQKAIMAQIVQMVQQNRQDKTKNGKDDIAYNFTHGTRIERIYVSPAVREHLVAGRLVIVVLGATVELVPRVIADKIEERDASLVVRVKQSAAVVDEDDPYAAFQIPDDLMW; encoded by the coding sequence ATGGTTTCCTTACAAGAGCAGTTTTTAAAAGCAGGCCTGGTCGACAAGACCAAGGCCAAACTGGCCAACCAGGAAAAGAGCAAGCAGAAGAAAATCGAGCGCCGCACTGGCGAGCAATCGGTCGATGAAGCGCGCCTGGCGGCGCAGGAAATCCAGCGCAAGAACGCCGACAAGGCGCGCGAAGCGAATGCCTTGCGCGACGCGGCCGCCCAGCAAAAAGCCATCATGGCGCAGATCGTGCAGATGGTGCAGCAAAATCGCCAGGACAAGACCAAGAACGGCAAGGATGATATCGCCTACAACTTCACCCACGGCACCAGGATCGAACGGATCTACGTGTCGCCGGCGGTGCGCGAGCACCTGGTGGCGGGGCGGCTGGTGATCGTGGTGCTGGGCGCGACGGTGGAACTGGTGCCGCGCGTAATCGCCGACAAGATCGAAGAACGCGATGCGTCGCTGGTCGTGCGCGTCAAGCAGTCCGCTGCGGTGGTGGACGAGGACGATCCGTACGCGGCGTTCCAGATTCCCGATGATTTGATGTGGTGA
- a CDS encoding cupin domain-containing protein, translating into MTDLNRRGILAGAAAGAVALGAAAAAKAAEFGNPNRPLQGAINSSALANADPGPQNPALRDVLPSFANPPATDVGGMQIPWNSFNMAHKRIQDGGWAREVTTKAFPISKDIAGVNMRLGPGGVRELHWHQQAEWAIVTVGGIRITTIDSQGRSEVADVEMGDIWYFPPGLPHSLQGIGANGGEFVIAFDDGASGEFNTLMLSDWLAHTPPDILAQNFGVPAAQFKNIPLEQLWIYQGAQAGPLKADQLYAASSLGRPDHPFIFRMGSMKPTLTQPGGEVRIVDSNNFPMSKTVAAALVTLRPGGLREMHWHPDADEWQYFIKGSGRMTVFNTGPVAQTVDFNPGDVGYVQKSLGHYIKNTGTSDLIFLELFKSDHFAEVSLSQWLANTPRQLVKEHLRVDDATLDVIHKLKNRRDVIA; encoded by the coding sequence ATGACCGACCTCAATCGTCGCGGAATCCTGGCCGGTGCGGCCGCCGGTGCGGTGGCGCTGGGCGCTGCTGCCGCTGCCAAGGCTGCCGAGTTCGGCAATCCCAACCGGCCGCTGCAAGGCGCCATCAATTCGTCGGCGCTCGCCAATGCCGATCCCGGTCCGCAAAATCCGGCGTTGCGCGATGTGCTGCCGTCGTTTGCCAATCCACCGGCGACCGACGTGGGCGGCATGCAGATCCCGTGGAACTCGTTCAACATGGCGCACAAGCGCATCCAGGATGGCGGCTGGGCGCGCGAGGTGACCACCAAGGCGTTCCCGATTTCGAAGGACATCGCCGGCGTCAACATGCGCCTGGGACCGGGCGGCGTGCGCGAACTGCACTGGCACCAGCAGGCCGAGTGGGCCATCGTCACCGTGGGCGGCATCCGCATCACCACCATCGACAGCCAGGGCCGCTCCGAGGTGGCCGACGTCGAGATGGGCGACATCTGGTACTTCCCGCCCGGCCTGCCGCACTCACTGCAAGGCATCGGCGCCAACGGCGGCGAGTTCGTGATCGCCTTCGACGACGGCGCCTCCGGCGAATTCAACACACTCATGCTCAGCGACTGGCTGGCCCACACGCCGCCCGACATCCTGGCGCAAAACTTCGGCGTGCCGGCCGCTCAATTCAAGAACATCCCGCTCGAGCAGCTGTGGATTTACCAGGGCGCGCAGGCCGGTCCGCTCAAGGCCGACCAGCTGTACGCGGCCTCCAGCCTCGGCCGCCCCGACCACCCGTTCATCTTCCGCATGGGTTCCATGAAACCCACGCTGACGCAGCCCGGGGGCGAAGTGCGCATTGTCGACAGCAACAATTTTCCGATGTCGAAAACCGTGGCGGCGGCGCTGGTGACCTTGCGCCCGGGCGGGCTGCGCGAAATGCACTGGCATCCGGACGCCGACGAATGGCAGTACTTCATCAAGGGCTCCGGACGCATGACGGTATTCAATACCGGGCCGGTGGCGCAAACGGTGGACTTCAACCCCGGCGACGTCGGCTACGTGCAGAAAAGCCTGGGCCACTACATCAAGAATACCGGCACCTCGGACCTGATTTTCCTCGAACTGTTCAAGTCCGACCACTTCGCGGAAGTCTCGCTGTCGCAGTGGCTGGCCAACACGCCGCGCCAGCTGGTCAAGGAGCACCTGCGGGTGGACGACGCCACGCTCGACGTCATCCACAAACTCAAGAACCGCCGCGACGTGATCGCGTGA
- a CDS encoding LysR family transcriptional regulator codes for MLDLNDIALFVQVVRSGSFAGAARRLGLPPNTVSRRIQQLEARLNTRLLLRSTRKLTLTSAGQAFHQRCASAVDDLAAASQASMIGSEQPSGVMRVAVPADFFDFFRAQWLAQFMARYPGIRLDFVLSDTRADMITEQIDVAFRGGQPQELGFVSREILAPGSNHLVASPAYLAARGAPNSLQDLAGHDAIGVAHPSGLATWRLAGPDNVEQEVHVPCRFAANTAQAQRKAALAGLGVALLPGALVRLDLHAGRLAPVLPQYSSASFGLHAMYPTRQHLPAVVAALIDLVRDRLNAIHEKKIDAPDNSV; via the coding sequence GTGCTCGATCTTAACGATATCGCGCTGTTTGTCCAGGTGGTGCGCAGTGGCAGCTTTGCCGGCGCGGCGCGCCGCCTGGGCCTGCCACCGAATACCGTGAGCCGCCGCATCCAGCAACTGGAAGCCCGGCTCAATACGCGGTTGCTGCTGCGCTCCACGCGCAAGCTCACCCTTACCAGCGCCGGCCAGGCCTTTCACCAGCGCTGTGCGAGCGCGGTGGACGATCTCGCTGCCGCCAGCCAGGCCAGCATGATCGGCAGCGAGCAGCCCAGCGGCGTGATGCGGGTGGCGGTGCCGGCCGACTTCTTCGATTTCTTCCGCGCCCAGTGGCTGGCGCAGTTCATGGCGCGCTACCCTGGCATCCGGCTCGACTTCGTGCTCAGCGACACCCGCGCCGACATGATCACCGAGCAGATCGACGTGGCGTTCCGCGGCGGCCAGCCGCAGGAACTGGGATTTGTCAGCCGCGAAATCCTCGCGCCCGGCAGCAACCATCTGGTTGCCAGCCCCGCCTACCTGGCCGCGCGCGGCGCACCGAATTCCTTGCAGGATCTGGCCGGCCACGACGCCATCGGCGTAGCCCATCCGAGCGGCTTGGCCACCTGGCGCCTGGCCGGTCCCGATAACGTCGAACAGGAAGTCCACGTGCCGTGCCGCTTTGCCGCCAACACTGCGCAGGCGCAGCGCAAAGCCGCCCTGGCCGGACTCGGTGTGGCGCTGCTGCCGGGCGCGCTGGTGCGGCTCGACCTGCACGCCGGGCGGCTGGCGCCGGTGCTGCCGCAGTACAGCAGCGCCAGCTTCGGCCTGCATGCGATGTATCCCACGCGCCAGCATTTGCCGGCGGTGGTGGCCGCCTTGATCGACCTGGTGCGCGATCGCCTCAATGCCATCCACGAAAAAAAGATTGACGCACCCGACAATAGTGTGTGA
- a CDS encoding GSU2403 family nucleotidyltransferase fold protein, whose protein sequence is MLDAPQFSAVIVATNGDMARMTTLEPMAFVRFKRWMSTLPRRDPLKRRRDALPAEAVEEVVQEYLPQWAQD, encoded by the coding sequence TTGCTGGACGCGCCCCAATTTTCAGCTGTTATCGTAGCTACCAATGGCGATATGGCCCGTATGACCACTCTCGAGCCGATGGCGTTTGTCCGCTTTAAGCGCTGGATGAGCACACTACCTCGACGGGACCCGCTCAAACGTCGGCGTGATGCGTTGCCGGCGGAGGCCGTTGAGGAAGTGGTGCAAGAGTACCTGCCGCAGTGGGCGCAGGACTGA
- a CDS encoding Rrf2 family transcriptional regulator, giving the protein MPTSSRFAVAIHTLVSIEVMGGKPVRSEDVAYSANTGAAVIRRLLSMLSDAGLTTSQLGAGGGALLAKPAAQIRLLDVYRAVEDTEMFTLHRTPPCENCAVGGNIQAAIAPSLASAQSAFEAELAKVTIADMAAEVARIGKFSIPLVW; this is encoded by the coding sequence ATGCCCACCAGCTCCCGATTCGCCGTTGCCATCCACACCCTGGTCTCCATCGAAGTAATGGGTGGCAAGCCGGTGCGGTCGGAAGATGTGGCGTACTCGGCCAATACGGGGGCAGCGGTGATACGGCGGTTGTTGTCGATGTTGAGCGACGCCGGACTGACCACGTCGCAACTGGGGGCGGGCGGTGGGGCCTTGCTGGCCAAGCCGGCAGCGCAGATTCGCCTGCTCGACGTGTACCGGGCGGTGGAAGACACCGAGATGTTCACTTTGCACCGCACGCCGCCTTGTGAAAACTGTGCCGTTGGCGGCAATATCCAGGCGGCGATCGCGCCATCGTTGGCCAGCGCCCAGTCCGCGTTTGAAGCGGAACTGGCCAAGGTGACGATTGCCGACATGGCGGCCGAGGTGGCGCGGATCGGCAAGTTTTCAATTCCGCTGGTGTGGTAG
- a CDS encoding pirin family protein, with protein MNTAAAIVAPRAIIHRTRGRVHGPITRLASPGDLGHHLKPFVFLDLFKLDDMARLPKFGMHPHSGIATLTYLITGATSYEDSTGEAGVLSAGSVEWMQAGNGVWHTGGPVGTDPMLGFQLWIALPPALENAAPYSMYIEPGDIPQQGPVRVLLGSYGDLHSPFPAPSDMSYIAVHLRDGEHWRYDPPAGHDVAWLALNAGRLNGGVQAAAGELVVFEESAQALEMVARGETSFVLGSAVKHPHDLVMGNYSVHTSRAALVKGEAEIERIGARLQAEERLR; from the coding sequence ATGAATACCGCCGCCGCCATCGTCGCGCCCCGCGCCATCATCCACCGTACCCGCGGCCGCGTGCACGGCCCGATCACCCGGCTTGCCAGCCCCGGCGACCTCGGCCATCATCTGAAACCGTTCGTGTTTCTCGACCTGTTCAAGCTCGACGATATGGCGCGCTTACCGAAGTTCGGCATGCATCCCCACTCCGGCATTGCCACGCTCACTTACCTGATCACCGGCGCGACCAGCTACGAGGACTCGACCGGCGAGGCTGGCGTGCTGTCCGCTGGCAGCGTCGAGTGGATGCAAGCCGGCAATGGCGTCTGGCACACGGGCGGCCCCGTCGGCACCGACCCGATGCTGGGCTTCCAGCTGTGGATCGCACTGCCGCCCGCACTGGAAAATGCCGCGCCCTACAGCATGTACATCGAACCAGGTGATATCCCGCAGCAGGGACCGGTGCGCGTGCTGCTGGGCAGTTACGGCGATCTGCACAGCCCGTTCCCGGCGCCGTCCGACATGTCCTATATCGCGGTCCACCTGCGCGACGGCGAGCACTGGCGCTATGATCCGCCCGCTGGCCACGATGTCGCCTGGCTGGCGCTCAATGCCGGCCGGCTCAATGGCGGTGTGCAGGCTGCCGCTGGCGAACTGGTGGTGTTCGAGGAGTCGGCACAAGCACTCGAGATGGTGGCCCGGGGCGAGACATCGTTCGTGCTCGGCTCAGCGGTCAAGCATCCGCACGACCTGGTGATGGGCAACTACTCGGTCCATACGAGCCGCGCGGCGCTGGTCAAGGGCGAGGCGGAGATTGAGCGGATCGGGGCGAGGTTGCAGGCGGAGGAACGGTTGCGGTAG
- a CDS encoding methyl-accepting chemotaxis protein: protein MRLSNLKIGVRLYMAFGLIVAMLATLVVVAEVNFSRLGTANSWNVHTYEVLAEANALQENLINMETGQRGFSLTGNDASLEPFVAGKAAFTNNLAKIAELTSDNPVQQQRLKDLAAAEQQWLREAVEPAIALRRSGGDQPETMAAVVQLAQSNKGKAAMDAMRAQLAVIRDGEQVLLTQRSADLAAQRTRTDILLIGGGILATVIAAVLALLLTRNITVPLQGAVALAQRVAKGDLSSHVVVASKDETGELMQALSDMNAALYNIVQEVRSGTDTIATASAEISAGNMDLSSRTEQQAGSLEETASSMEELTATVKQNADNAREARDLASSASSVAVRGGAMVAEVVTTMGSINDSAHKIVDIIGVIDSIAFQTNILALNAAVEAARAGEQGRGFAVVATEVRNLAQRSASAAKEIKVLIDDSVSKVDAGSKLVDRAGATMQEVVDSVQRVNHIISDIAAASAEQRQGIEQVNDAITQMDQVTQQNAALVEEAAAASNAMQEQAAALAHAVSVFQLEPAHPAPAVRQDRHPVREPHARPARPAGGMAMLSA, encoded by the coding sequence ATGCGTTTGTCCAATCTGAAAATCGGTGTGCGCCTCTACATGGCGTTCGGTTTAATCGTTGCCATGCTGGCGACGCTGGTCGTTGTGGCCGAGGTCAATTTCAGCCGACTCGGCACGGCCAACAGCTGGAACGTGCACACCTACGAGGTGCTGGCTGAAGCCAACGCGCTGCAGGAAAACCTGATCAACATGGAAACCGGCCAGCGCGGCTTTTCGCTGACCGGTAACGATGCCTCGCTCGAACCCTTCGTCGCCGGCAAGGCCGCTTTCACCAACAACCTAGCAAAGATTGCCGAACTCACCAGCGACAACCCGGTCCAGCAGCAGCGGCTGAAGGACCTGGCGGCGGCTGAACAACAGTGGCTGCGCGAGGCGGTGGAACCTGCCATCGCACTGCGCCGCAGCGGTGGCGACCAGCCCGAGACCATGGCGGCGGTGGTGCAGCTGGCGCAGTCGAACAAGGGCAAAGCGGCCATGGATGCCATGCGCGCCCAACTTGCCGTGATCCGGGACGGCGAGCAGGTACTGTTGACACAACGCTCGGCCGACCTCGCCGCCCAGCGCACCCGCACCGACATCCTCTTGATCGGCGGCGGCATCCTGGCGACGGTGATCGCGGCGGTACTGGCGCTGCTGCTGACCCGCAATATCACAGTGCCGCTGCAAGGCGCGGTGGCGCTGGCCCAGCGCGTTGCCAAGGGCGACCTGAGCAGCCATGTGGTCGTGGCCAGCAAGGATGAAACGGGCGAACTGATGCAGGCGCTCAGCGACATGAATGCGGCGCTCTACAACATCGTGCAGGAAGTACGCAGCGGTACCGACACCATCGCCACCGCCTCGGCCGAAATTTCTGCCGGCAATATGGACCTGTCCTCGCGCACCGAGCAGCAAGCCGGCTCGCTGGAAGAAACCGCGTCGTCGATGGAAGAACTGACCGCCACCGTCAAGCAGAATGCCGACAACGCCCGCGAAGCGCGCGATCTGGCCAGCTCGGCTTCCAGCGTGGCCGTGCGCGGCGGCGCCATGGTGGCGGAAGTGGTCACGACGATGGGTTCGATCAACGATTCCGCGCACAAGATCGTCGACATCATCGGCGTGATCGACAGCATCGCGTTCCAGACCAATATCCTGGCCTTGAATGCAGCAGTGGAAGCAGCGCGCGCCGGTGAACAGGGACGCGGCTTCGCGGTCGTCGCCACCGAGGTGCGCAACCTGGCGCAACGCTCGGCCAGCGCGGCCAAGGAAATCAAGGTGCTGATCGACGATTCGGTCAGCAAGGTGGACGCGGGCAGCAAACTGGTGGACCGCGCCGGTGCGACCATGCAGGAAGTGGTGGACAGCGTGCAGCGGGTCAATCACATCATCAGCGATATCGCCGCCGCCAGCGCCGAGCAGCGCCAGGGCATCGAGCAGGTCAACGACGCCATCACCCAGATGGACCAGGTCACGCAGCAAAACGCCGCGCTGGTGGAAGAAGCTGCAGCCGCGTCGAACGCGATGCAGGAACAGGCCGCAGCGCTGGCGCACGCGGTCAGCGTGTTCCAGCTCGAACCTGCCCACCCTGCGCCGGCGGTTCGTCAAGACCGCCATCCGGTGCGCGAGCCGCACGCCCGCCCTGCGCGGCCGGCGGGCGGCATGGCCATGCTCAGCGCTTGA
- a CDS encoding Fic family protein → MNPMTPDELMHVLSRGEDSRHQFKRDMTNADGVAAELSAFANSGGGQVFIGVEDDGSLAPLYPTTIRRLNQLLSNAANQHVRPPVHPLTENIQVGQGIVMVVTVPDGLNKPYTDLQGRVWVKNGADKRHVTSREELQRMFQRAGLVYADVVPVAGSSTSDIDDKAFNTYFNRRYGQSSEFSGQAPEQLFHNLGLGDGRELNLAGLLLFGRYPQHFRPAFEVKAVAFPGKELHDTRYLDSEDIDGPLLEQYQRSFAFLRRNLRHIQDQRGFNTLGVLEIPEQALEELLVNALIHRDYFTSASIRLMLFLDRIEIISPGHLPDSLSTEAIRRGATNRRNPMLTEHAVHILPYRGLGTGIPRALQDWPSIDLINDVEANQFVVRIRRQFVEEVTPQVTPQVAPQVAPQVAPQVTPQVTPQVTPEVGRLLEVMHGEMKRTDIQGALGLKDHKHFRANYLQPALDAGLIEMTVPEKPQSRLQRYRRSQRDRAD, encoded by the coding sequence ATGAACCCCATGACACCGGATGAGCTAATGCATGTGCTGTCACGCGGCGAGGACAGCCGTCACCAGTTCAAGCGCGATATGACCAACGCCGATGGCGTAGCGGCCGAGTTGTCGGCGTTTGCCAATAGCGGCGGCGGCCAGGTGTTTATCGGCGTGGAAGATGACGGCAGTCTCGCACCCCTTTATCCGACAACCATCAGGCGGCTCAACCAGTTGCTCAGCAACGCTGCCAATCAGCATGTTCGTCCCCCGGTTCACCCCCTGACTGAAAACATCCAGGTAGGGCAAGGCATCGTGATGGTGGTGACGGTGCCCGATGGCCTGAACAAGCCGTACACGGATTTGCAAGGACGTGTATGGGTAAAAAATGGCGCCGACAAACGGCATGTGACGTCCCGGGAGGAATTGCAGCGCATGTTTCAGCGTGCGGGACTGGTCTATGCCGACGTGGTGCCGGTTGCAGGAAGCTCGACGTCCGATATCGACGACAAGGCATTCAATACGTATTTCAATCGCCGCTATGGACAGAGCAGCGAGTTTTCAGGGCAAGCACCGGAACAACTGTTCCATAATCTTGGACTGGGCGACGGCCGGGAGTTGAACCTGGCAGGACTTCTGTTATTCGGCAGATATCCACAGCATTTTCGTCCCGCGTTTGAAGTCAAGGCGGTCGCCTTTCCTGGCAAGGAGTTGCACGATACGCGTTATTTGGACAGTGAAGATATCGATGGTCCTTTACTGGAGCAATATCAGCGCAGCTTTGCTTTTCTGCGTCGCAACCTGCGGCACATTCAGGACCAGCGCGGATTCAATACCCTGGGCGTGCTGGAAATTCCAGAGCAGGCACTGGAAGAGTTACTGGTCAATGCATTGATTCATCGAGACTACTTCACCAGCGCTTCCATCCGCTTGATGCTGTTTTTGGATCGGATCGAAATTATCAGTCCGGGCCACCTGCCCGATAGCCTCAGCACGGAGGCAATCCGCCGGGGGGCGACCAATCGTCGCAATCCCATGCTGACCGAACATGCGGTGCATATACTGCCTTATCGGGGTTTGGGAACCGGAATCCCACGCGCTTTGCAGGACTGGCCTTCCATCGACCTGATCAATGACGTGGAAGCGAACCAGTTCGTGGTGCGTATCAGGCGGCAGTTTGTCGAAGAGGTCACCCCCCAAGTCACCCCCCAAGTCGCCCCCCAAGTCGCCCCCCAAGTCGCCCCCCAAGTCACCCCCCAAGTCACCCCCCAAGTCACCCCCGAAGTCGGCCGGTTACTTGAGGTCATGCACGGTGAAATGAAACGTACGGACATTCAAGGCGCGCTCGGTTTAAAGGACCATAAACATTTTCGGGCCAATTACTTGCAGCCAGCGCTCGATGCTGGCTTGATCGAAATGACCGTTCCGGAGAAGCCGCAGAGCCGGTTGCAAAGATACCGGCGCAGTCAGCGCGATCGCGCCGATTGA
- a CDS encoding NADPH-dependent F420 reductase: protein MSIGIIGSGALGGNIARILAGAGFSAVIANRSGPAALAPLLAETGPSITAGTVEQAASADIVFVAVRWETLEELMPQLPAWNNRIVVDGTNPVLFLDPDSDDAKDPTNPLAAYGIKAIDLGSQHSSAIFSQLAPGARVVKALNHLDVKLLLEPKEAGGQRTLFYSGDDAAAKAEVRQLLEAAGFFAVDLGALDVGGPLTQLPFGALSASNFIKR from the coding sequence ATGTCTATCGGAATCATTGGTTCGGGCGCCCTTGGTGGCAATATCGCGCGCATTCTGGCTGGCGCCGGCTTTTCGGCGGTCATCGCCAACAGATCGGGTCCGGCTGCGCTGGCGCCGCTGCTGGCCGAAACCGGCCCCAGCATTACTGCCGGCACCGTCGAGCAGGCTGCCAGCGCCGACATCGTGTTCGTTGCCGTGCGCTGGGAAACCCTGGAAGAACTGATGCCGCAACTGCCGGCCTGGAACAACCGCATCGTGGTCGATGGCACCAACCCGGTCCTGTTCCTCGATCCCGATTCGGATGACGCCAAGGACCCGACCAACCCGCTAGCCGCCTACGGCATCAAGGCCATCGACCTCGGCAGCCAGCATTCGAGCGCGATCTTCAGCCAGCTCGCGCCGGGCGCCCGGGTGGTCAAGGCGCTCAACCACCTCGACGTCAAGCTGCTGCTCGAACCGAAAGAAGCGGGGGGCCAGCGCACCCTGTTCTACTCGGGCGACGACGCCGCCGCCAAGGCCGAAGTGCGCCAGCTGCTCGAGGCGGCCGGCTTCTTCGCGGTGGACCTGGGCGCGCTTGATGTCGGCGGCCCGCTGACCCAGCTGCCGTTTGGCGCGCTGTCGGCCAGCAACTTCATCAAGCGCTGA
- a CDS encoding DUF2846 domain-containing protein, with protein MKIFSFLAIATAFLVTGCASVNMAPKEDSAKAKQFSPPATASNAGLYVYRNSFVGQALKKDIWIDGKCLGESAPDVFFYTEVPGGKDIKVSTESEFSPNDLVVKVDAGKNYFVRQYIKVGAFVGGAGVEAVSEAVGKNDIAKLEMAKPGNCSGAR; from the coding sequence ATGAAAATCTTTTCCTTCCTCGCCATCGCTACCGCTTTCCTCGTCACAGGTTGTGCTTCGGTGAACATGGCGCCAAAAGAAGACTCGGCCAAAGCCAAGCAATTCAGCCCACCGGCTACCGCCAGCAATGCCGGCCTCTACGTGTACCGCAACAGCTTCGTAGGCCAGGCGCTGAAAAAAGATATCTGGATCGACGGTAAATGTCTGGGCGAAAGCGCGCCTGATGTATTTTTCTACACTGAAGTCCCAGGCGGAAAAGACATCAAGGTATCGACCGAGTCCGAATTTTCGCCCAACGACCTGGTCGTAAAAGTCGATGCAGGGAAAAATTACTTCGTCCGTCAATACATCAAGGTCGGTGCGTTTGTCGGTGGCGCCGGCGTCGAGGCGGTGTCCGAGGCTGTCGGCAAGAACGATATCGCCAAACTTGAAATGGCCAAGCCGGGCAATTGCAGCGGCGCCAGATAA